One part of the Pandoraea faecigallinarum genome encodes these proteins:
- a CDS encoding IS5 family transposase (programmed frameshift) — protein MAKPILDDELWAIIQPLLPPPKPRRARYPGRKPLDDRAVLTGILFVLQSGIPWEMLPQEMGCGSGMSCWRRLHAWQKAGVWDRLHEVLLAKLRAADRIDWSRVVVDSSSNPGSGVGSKTGPNPTDRARPGSKHHVLTDAQGIPLSLILTGANRNDITQLLPLIEAIPPIRGKRGRPLSKPHIVQGDRGYDHDKYRKPLHAVGIATEIARRGEPHGSGLGKTRWVVERTIAWLHNFKRLRVRFERLAIIHEAFLKMAGCIICWRHLRKSFC, from the exons ATGGCCAAACCAATACTCGACGACGAACTGTGGGCAATCATCCAGCCACTGCTGCCGCCACCGAAGCCTCGGCGCGCCCGCTATCCCGGGCGCAAGCCGCTGGACGATCGTGCCGTGCTCACGGGCATCCTGTTCGTTCTGCAATCCGGCATCCCTTGGGAAATGCTGCCGCAGGAAATGGGCTGCGGCTCAGGCATGAGTTGCTGGCGACGGCTACATGCCTGGCAGAAGGCTGGCGTCTGGGATCGTCTGCACGAGGTACTTCTGGCCAAGCTCCGTGCGGCCGATCGCATCGACTGGTCTCGTGTAGTCGTCGATTCCTCTTCTA ACCCGGGCAGTGGGGTCGGGTCAAAAACAGGACCTAACCCCACAGATCGCGCGCGACCAGGTTCAAAGCATCACGTCCTGACCGACGCCCAAGGCATTCCACTGTCGCTGATACTCACGGGCGCCAACCGCAACGACATTACCCAACTGCTGCCACTGATCGAGGCGATTCCTCCGATCCGAGGCAAGCGCGGTCGCCCCTTGTCTAAACCGCACATCGTTCAGGGTGATCGCGGCTACGACCACGACAAGTACCGCAAGCCCCTGCACGCCGTCGGCATCGCCACCGAGATTGCTCGCCGCGGCGAGCCTCACGGCAGCGGTCTTGGCAAGACGCGTTGGGTTGTCGAGCGAACGATCGCGTGGCTGCACAACTTCAAGCGATTGCGAGTCCGCTTCGAGCGCCTCGCAATCATTCACGAAGCCTTCCTGAAAATGGCTGGTTGCATCATCTGCTGGCGCCATCTCAGGAAATCATTTTGTTAG
- a CDS encoding IS630 family transposase: MKCKRLSDGRKLDHHTLQVMRQQAVKAVRAGEAVANVAAAYGLSVRTIFSWLAKFADGGQNALLAKPISGRPPKISADEMRWIAQAVRENSPQQFKFEFGLWTLSLIGELIKRQFGKTLALASVSRVMKLLGFSVQKPLYQAWQQDAKLVQQWEAETYPAIKAQARAEGATIYFADEAGIRSDYHTGTTWAPIGQTPVVTVTGRRFSLNMISAVSPRGDFRFMIHEGSVSSRTFKEFLTRLMIGATKPVFLIVDGHPIHKSKLVKDYVASLDGRLKLFYLPPYAPQLNPDEQVWAHVKRQVSRRLVQNSDDMKKLALGALRRIQKLPELVKSFFQQPECQYAAQ; the protein is encoded by the coding sequence ATGAAATGCAAACGCTTATCCGACGGTCGCAAACTGGACCACCACACCCTCCAGGTCATGCGCCAGCAAGCCGTCAAAGCGGTGCGCGCAGGCGAAGCGGTAGCCAACGTGGCGGCTGCGTACGGCCTGAGTGTTCGCACGATTTTTAGCTGGCTCGCGAAGTTCGCTGACGGCGGGCAAAATGCATTGCTGGCCAAACCGATTTCCGGTCGCCCGCCAAAGATCAGCGCCGACGAAATGCGCTGGATTGCCCAAGCCGTTCGCGAGAACTCCCCGCAACAGTTCAAGTTCGAATTCGGTTTGTGGACATTGTCGCTGATCGGCGAGTTGATCAAACGGCAGTTCGGAAAAACCCTGGCGTTGGCCTCCGTCAGTCGCGTGATGAAACTGCTTGGGTTCTCGGTTCAAAAGCCGCTGTACCAAGCGTGGCAGCAAGATGCCAAGTTAGTCCAGCAGTGGGAAGCCGAAACCTATCCCGCGATCAAAGCCCAGGCCCGTGCCGAAGGTGCCACGATCTACTTCGCCGATGAAGCCGGCATTCGTTCCGATTACCACACCGGCACAACCTGGGCGCCGATTGGACAAACGCCTGTCGTTACCGTGACCGGACGCCGGTTCTCGTTGAATATGATCTCGGCAGTCAGCCCACGCGGCGACTTCCGGTTCATGATTCATGAAGGTTCCGTGAGCTCACGTACCTTCAAAGAATTCCTCACGCGCCTGATGATCGGCGCGACAAAACCCGTGTTCCTCATCGTCGATGGTCATCCCATCCATAAATCCAAGCTCGTCAAAGACTATGTCGCATCGCTCGATGGCCGGCTCAAGCTGTTCTACCTGCCGCCGTACGCACCGCAACTGAACCCGGACGAACAAGTGTGGGCGCATGTCAAACGCCAGGTCAGCCGACGCCTTGTGCAAAACAGCGATGACATGAAAAAACTCGCACTTGGCGCCCTGCGGCGAATCCAAAAACTGCCCGAACTCGTCAAATCGTTCTTCCAACAACCCGAGTGCCAATATGCGGCACAATGA